The following proteins are encoded in a genomic region of Acetobacter oryzoeni:
- a CDS encoding dihydroorotate dehydrogenase-like protein — translation MAMDIRTNYLGLELPHPVVASASPLTADLEGILRLADAGASAIVMASVFEEDIQAQELAEAALWETGENSQPEAAGYFPAMHHASPLDGRLAVLRSAAERAGVPIIASLNGCTPAGWLRFAKDMEQAGAAAIELNFWHVPTNPDETGTQVEERCIQVLRDVKAQVKVPVSVKLSPFFSSPGNMVKRLSENGAGGIVLFNSFYEPGLRSLTESAEVDFVPSSAYELRLPLMWAALLSERCQADLAISGGVHSGMDVAKCLLAGADIAMVTSVLLQKGPNYISILLQELREWMSEQNLGSVKAFKGRMAARGTATQAEEFLRTQYRHILSAHITDIKQ, via the coding sequence ATGGCAATGGATATTCGTACAAACTATCTTGGGCTGGAATTGCCTCACCCTGTTGTGGCTTCGGCATCGCCTCTTACGGCAGATTTGGAAGGGATTTTGCGTCTGGCAGATGCCGGGGCTTCCGCCATTGTTATGGCCTCGGTGTTTGAAGAGGATATTCAGGCGCAGGAACTGGCAGAAGCTGCATTGTGGGAAACAGGAGAAAATTCCCAGCCAGAAGCAGCAGGGTATTTCCCCGCGATGCATCATGCCTCTCCGTTGGATGGAAGGCTGGCTGTGCTGCGAAGTGCAGCAGAAAGAGCTGGTGTGCCTATTATTGCCAGCCTGAATGGCTGCACACCAGCAGGATGGTTGCGCTTTGCCAAGGATATGGAGCAGGCAGGAGCGGCGGCCATAGAATTGAACTTCTGGCATGTGCCAACCAACCCAGATGAAACGGGCACGCAGGTGGAAGAGCGCTGTATACAGGTGCTGCGTGATGTAAAGGCACAGGTTAAAGTGCCGGTAAGCGTTAAGCTTTCTCCCTTTTTCAGCTCCCCGGGGAATATGGTGAAACGCCTATCAGAAAATGGAGCAGGCGGTATTGTTCTGTTCAATAGTTTTTACGAGCCCGGATTACGGTCATTAACAGAGAGTGCAGAAGTGGATTTTGTTCCGAGTTCTGCATATGAATTACGGTTACCGCTTATGTGGGCAGCACTGCTTTCAGAACGTTGTCAGGCTGATCTGGCAATTTCCGGCGGGGTCCATTCCGGTATGGATGTTGCCAAATGTCTCTTGGCTGGTGCTGATATCGCTATGGTAACATCAGTTCTGCTGCAGAAGGGGCCGAACTATATCTCCATTCTTCTGCAAGAACTGCGGGAATGGATGTCTGAGCAGAATTTGGGCTCTGTAAAGGCATTCAAAGGCCGAATGGCAGCCAGAGGTACAGCAACCCAGGCAGAAGAGTTTTTGCGCACACAATACAGGCATATTTTATCTGCCCATATCACTGATATTAAACAGTAA
- the nifJ gene encoding pyruvate:ferredoxin (flavodoxin) oxidoreductase, producing the protein MENVMTEQLQTMDGNTSVAHIAYRVNEVCAIYPITPSSPMAELADTWSDQGVQNIWGEVPVVQEMQAEGGAAGCVHGALQTGALTTTFTASQGLMLMLPNMFKIAGELTSTVFYVAARALAAGASSIFGDHQDIMATRTTGFAMLGAGSVQESHDLALVAQAATLAARIPFIHFADGFRTSHEYNSLVVVSDDVIRQMIDDRLVHAHRQRALNPEHPFIRGTWQNPDTYFQTREAVNPFYERVPAIVQDAMDKFASLTGRQYSLFHYTGAPDAERVVISMGSGSEVVRETAKWLNAQGEKVGALQVRLFRPFSAEHFLKALPPSVKSIAVLDRTKEPGAPMEPLHADVVSVLAEGVGNGQFSHMPRVIGGRYGLSSRDFNPAMARAVFDELKKPTPKNHFTVGIIDDVSHTNLEYDETFDIEPEGTVRCLFYGLGADGTVGANKNSVKILSEKPGWYAQAYFDYDSHKSGGETASHLRFGKSPIQAPYLIRHADFVACHKFDFLFRRDILGAANNGATFLLNSPYAADKVWEQLPRKVQDQIVDKKLRFFVIDASDVALKLGLGPRVNTILQTCFFHLSNVLPPDEAISEIKKSIQKTYGAKGDSVVQLNFRAVDAAVAALHKVAVPAKADGTLPMPPVVPVSAPLFVQQVTAEIMAGRGESIPVSRIPADGTFPGGTTQYEKRNIAVEVPIWNPDTCIQCGQCSIVCPHSVIRAKTYEDKDLAGAPESFKSAPVNARGYPDSRFTLQFYVEDCTGCGVCVENCPAISPDGETRAINMGEKLPILEQERGNIAFFEHLPEVDRAAINEANVRGVQFLEPLFEFSGACAGCGETPYLKLISQLFGDRLQIANATGCSAIYAGNTPAHAWKANAQGRGVAWSNSLFEDNAEFGLGFRLAADKQESLARQLLQKQADIVGQDLATAILNAPQITESEFALQRARVSALRSKLEAVHTPDAAMLLSVADFLIRRSIWIVGGDGWAYDIDYGGLDHVLAQGRNVNVIVLDTEVYSNTGGQSSKATPLGAAAKFAAGGKRVPRKDLALQTIAYGNVYVAQIALGANPEQAIIAMREAEAYEGPSLILAYSQCIAHGIDMRTGMKQQARAVASGYWPLFRFDPTMRKSGLNPFRLDSTRPRIPLEDYAYRELRYKTLTRTHPESAAHLLHQAQAAANERYRIYEDMAARDGSRFLPHWEDVN; encoded by the coding sequence ATGGAGAATGTCATGACCGAACAACTCCAGACAATGGATGGCAATACATCTGTTGCGCATATTGCTTACCGTGTGAACGAAGTCTGTGCGATTTACCCTATCACGCCCTCATCCCCCATGGCGGAACTGGCAGATACGTGGTCTGATCAAGGTGTGCAGAATATCTGGGGTGAAGTGCCCGTTGTGCAGGAAATGCAGGCAGAAGGCGGGGCAGCCGGGTGTGTGCATGGTGCTTTGCAAACCGGGGCGCTTACCACAACATTTACGGCCTCTCAGGGCCTTATGCTCATGCTGCCCAACATGTTCAAAATTGCAGGTGAGCTGACATCAACAGTTTTCTATGTAGCTGCGCGCGCGTTGGCAGCGGGTGCTTCCTCCATTTTTGGTGATCACCAGGATATTATGGCCACTCGCACAACAGGGTTTGCCATGTTGGGGGCGGGTTCTGTGCAGGAATCCCATGATCTGGCGCTGGTTGCACAGGCCGCTACTCTGGCTGCGCGTATTCCCTTTATCCATTTTGCAGATGGTTTTCGCACATCACACGAATACAACAGCCTTGTTGTGGTGTCGGATGATGTCATTCGCCAGATGATAGATGATCGGCTGGTGCATGCACATCGGCAACGTGCGCTTAACCCGGAACATCCATTCATTCGTGGTACCTGGCAAAACCCGGATACCTATTTCCAGACCAGAGAAGCCGTTAATCCATTTTATGAGCGCGTACCTGCCATTGTGCAGGATGCCATGGACAAGTTTGCGTCTCTTACGGGGCGCCAATATAGCCTGTTCCATTATACAGGTGCGCCAGATGCTGAACGCGTGGTTATTTCCATGGGGTCAGGTTCCGAAGTTGTGCGGGAAACTGCAAAATGGCTGAACGCACAGGGGGAAAAAGTAGGCGCATTGCAAGTGCGTTTGTTCCGCCCGTTTTCTGCAGAACATTTTCTAAAAGCCTTGCCCCCAAGTGTAAAATCTATTGCAGTGCTAGATCGCACCAAAGAACCCGGTGCCCCTATGGAACCACTGCATGCAGATGTTGTAAGCGTGTTGGCAGAAGGGGTGGGGAATGGTCAGTTCTCACATATGCCGCGCGTTATTGGTGGGCGGTATGGGCTTTCTTCGCGTGATTTCAACCCGGCCATGGCACGGGCCGTTTTTGATGAACTCAAAAAACCAACACCCAAGAACCACTTTACAGTGGGTATTATTGATGATGTTTCCCATACAAATCTGGAGTATGATGAAACCTTCGATATAGAACCAGAAGGCACTGTGCGCTGTCTGTTTTATGGTTTGGGTGCTGATGGCACGGTGGGAGCCAATAAAAACAGTGTTAAAATCCTGAGTGAAAAACCGGGATGGTATGCGCAGGCCTATTTTGATTATGACTCCCACAAATCTGGAGGGGAAACGGCATCTCACCTTCGGTTTGGGAAATCTCCTATTCAGGCACCTTACCTTATCCGACATGCAGATTTTGTTGCCTGTCATAAGTTCGATTTTCTGTTCCGGCGCGATATTCTGGGTGCCGCCAATAACGGGGCCACGTTTCTGCTGAACAGCCCCTATGCGGCAGACAAGGTTTGGGAACAGCTACCACGCAAGGTGCAGGATCAGATTGTCGATAAAAAGCTGCGGTTTTTTGTTATTGATGCGTCAGACGTTGCGCTAAAGCTTGGCTTGGGGCCACGTGTTAATACCATTTTGCAAACTTGCTTCTTCCATCTCTCCAATGTTTTGCCACCGGATGAAGCTATTTCTGAAATCAAAAAGTCCATTCAGAAAACCTATGGTGCAAAGGGTGATAGTGTTGTGCAGCTCAATTTCCGTGCAGTGGATGCCGCTGTAGCGGCCCTGCATAAAGTTGCTGTGCCAGCCAAAGCTGATGGCACTTTGCCTATGCCACCGGTTGTGCCTGTATCTGCCCCGTTGTTTGTGCAGCAGGTTACGGCAGAAATTATGGCGGGCAGGGGAGAGAGTATTCCTGTAAGCCGTATTCCGGCAGACGGCACTTTCCCCGGAGGCACAACCCAGTACGAAAAACGAAATATTGCCGTAGAAGTGCCAATCTGGAACCCGGATACGTGCATTCAGTGCGGGCAATGTAGTATTGTATGCCCACACAGTGTGATCCGAGCCAAGACATACGAAGACAAAGATCTAGCAGGCGCTCCAGAAAGCTTTAAATCAGCGCCAGTCAATGCACGAGGGTATCCAGATTCCCGCTTTACGCTTCAGTTTTATGTAGAAGACTGCACAGGTTGTGGCGTGTGTGTTGAAAACTGCCCAGCAATCAGCCCGGATGGTGAAACGCGCGCCATTAACATGGGCGAAAAATTGCCTATTCTGGAACAGGAACGCGGGAATATCGCGTTTTTTGAACATTTGCCAGAAGTGGATCGGGCTGCGATTAACGAAGCCAACGTGCGTGGTGTGCAGTTTCTGGAACCGCTGTTTGAATTTAGCGGTGCTTGTGCAGGATGTGGTGAGACACCATACCTGAAGCTGATCTCCCAACTTTTTGGAGATAGGTTGCAAATTGCCAACGCCACAGGCTGTTCGGCCATTTATGCGGGAAATACACCGGCACATGCATGGAAGGCCAATGCGCAGGGGCGTGGGGTTGCATGGTCGAACTCATTGTTTGAAGACAATGCGGAATTCGGCCTTGGTTTCCGTCTGGCGGCAGATAAACAGGAATCTCTGGCACGGCAATTGCTGCAAAAACAGGCTGATATTGTGGGGCAGGATCTGGCAACGGCTATCCTGAACGCGCCACAGATTACAGAAAGCGAATTTGCGCTCCAACGTGCGCGTGTAAGTGCGCTGCGAAGCAAGCTGGAGGCTGTTCATACACCTGATGCTGCCATGTTGCTTTCTGTGGCGGATTTTCTGATCCGGCGTTCCATCTGGATTGTTGGGGGCGATGGCTGGGCATACGATATTGATTACGGCGGCCTGGACCATGTGTTGGCGCAAGGGCGTAATGTAAACGTGATTGTGCTGGATACAGAGGTGTATTCCAACACGGGTGGGCAATCCTCCAAAGCCACTCCATTGGGGGCAGCAGCCAAATTTGCGGCAGGTGGCAAACGTGTGCCGCGTAAGGATCTGGCCTTGCAGACCATTGCTTATGGCAATGTGTATGTGGCCCAGATTGCGCTGGGGGCCAACCCGGAGCAGGCTATTATCGCAATGCGAGAAGCCGAGGCGTATGAGGGGCCATCTCTTATTCTGGCGTATTCGCAGTGTATTGCGCATGGCATAGATATGCGTACGGGTATGAAGCAGCAGGCACGTGCTGTGGCATCGGGGTATTGGCCATTGTTCCGGTTTGATCCCACCATGCGCAAAAGTGGGCTTAATCCGTTCCGGCTTGATTCAACCCGCCCACGTATTCCGTTGGAAGATTATGCGTATCGTGAACTGCGTTATAAAACCCTTACCCGTACGCATCCAGAAAGTGCCGCACATTTGTTGCATCAGGCGCAGGCAGCCGCCAACGAGCGCTACCGGATTTACGAAGATATGGCCGCCCGTGATGGCAGCCGCTTCCTTCCCCATTGGGAAGATGTGAACTGA
- a CDS encoding NAD(P)-binding protein has protein sequence MTIKLHDMTQVMQETTRKGVGSSRWQRPVYKHFLPPCNHACPAGEDIQGWLAHAQAGDYEKAWYALTDNNPMPAVHGRACYHPCEGACNRGSLDDAVSIHAVERFLGDLAVQNGWHFQSAAPTGKKVLVIGSGPAGLSCAYHLARLGHQVEIYEAAAEPGGMMMHGIPAYRLPRQPLKDEIARITSMPGVTLRCGMRVDDVAQARQQGGFDAVFVAVGAQLANHLNIPATDGKKLVDAVSLLDEVSKGEKPQLGRTVAIVGGGNVAMDAARTAERLGAQDTVLIFRYDPQHMEALLSEAEAAFAEGVKIEWLSVADHFGADGVTVEKVTMNPDGSVTPTGQTAHLPADAMVMAVGQHSDLALLKTAPAISINKDDTVAVDASTLMTGQEGIFAGGDCIGGARTMTTATGHGKLAARAINAYLAGQRYVHPAAHPLVSFDMLHLPDYAQADRSKQPERPLTERAGFDEIFAGLDEKTARYEAGRCLSCGNCFECDNCYASCPEQAITRLGPGKGYAVAMDMCTGCAVCAEQCPCHAIEMDPEPVEATPPKGSLGEPVMPTRFKVRA, from the coding sequence ATGACTATAAAGCTGCACGACATGACACAGGTCATGCAGGAGACAACACGGAAAGGTGTTGGGAGTTCTCGATGGCAAAGGCCGGTTTACAAACACTTTCTGCCGCCTTGTAATCATGCCTGCCCTGCGGGGGAAGATATTCAGGGGTGGCTGGCACATGCGCAGGCCGGAGATTACGAAAAAGCATGGTACGCACTTACCGACAATAACCCGATGCCCGCCGTGCATGGCAGGGCCTGCTATCACCCATGCGAAGGTGCATGTAACCGAGGCAGCTTGGATGATGCAGTTTCCATTCATGCTGTAGAGCGTTTTTTGGGTGACTTGGCAGTGCAGAATGGCTGGCATTTTCAGTCTGCGGCACCTACAGGCAAAAAAGTACTGGTTATAGGCAGTGGACCAGCAGGGCTTTCCTGTGCCTATCACCTTGCCAGGTTAGGGCATCAGGTTGAGATATATGAGGCAGCAGCAGAGCCGGGTGGAATGATGATGCATGGCATCCCCGCCTACAGGCTGCCGCGCCAGCCTCTTAAAGATGAAATTGCCAGAATAACATCCATGCCGGGCGTTACATTGCGTTGTGGTATGCGGGTTGATGACGTTGCGCAGGCGCGTCAGCAAGGTGGGTTTGATGCCGTATTTGTGGCTGTCGGTGCCCAGTTGGCTAACCATCTTAATATCCCGGCAACGGACGGCAAGAAGCTGGTGGATGCTGTCAGTTTGCTGGATGAAGTGAGTAAAGGTGAAAAGCCCCAGCTAGGCCGCACCGTTGCAATTGTTGGTGGTGGCAACGTAGCAATGGATGCCGCCCGCACAGCAGAACGCTTGGGCGCCCAAGATACGGTTTTGATTTTCCGTTATGACCCCCAGCACATGGAAGCCCTGCTGAGTGAGGCTGAAGCTGCTTTTGCTGAAGGGGTTAAAATTGAATGGCTGAGCGTTGCTGACCATTTTGGTGCAGACGGGGTAACGGTTGAAAAAGTGACCATGAATCCAGATGGCAGCGTAACCCCTACAGGGCAGACCGCGCATTTGCCTGCAGATGCAATGGTTATGGCTGTTGGGCAACATAGTGATCTGGCATTGCTCAAAACAGCGCCTGCTATCAGCATAAATAAAGATGATACCGTTGCGGTAGATGCCTCAACCCTCATGACCGGGCAGGAAGGTATTTTTGCAGGAGGAGACTGCATAGGTGGTGCACGCACCATGACAACCGCAACAGGCCATGGCAAACTTGCTGCGCGTGCTATCAATGCTTATTTGGCCGGGCAGCGTTATGTGCATCCCGCAGCGCATCCTCTTGTTTCATTTGATATGCTGCATCTGCCAGATTACGCGCAGGCAGACCGAAGTAAACAGCCAGAGCGCCCCTTAACGGAGCGTGCCGGGTTTGATGAAATATTCGCCGGTTTGGATGAAAAAACAGCACGTTATGAAGCCGGTAGATGCCTTTCCTGCGGTAACTGTTTTGAATGTGACAATTGCTATGCATCCTGCCCAGAGCAAGCCATTACACGGCTAGGACCGGGGAAGGGATATGCCGTTGCCATGGATATGTGCACAGGCTGCGCTGTTTGCGCAGAACAGTGCCCCTGCCATGCCATTGAGATGGACCCAGAACCTGTAGAGGCTACGCCACCCAAGGGAAGTTTGGGTGAGCCCGTTATGCCAACACGCTTCAAGGTGCGTGCATAA
- a CDS encoding EF-hand domain-containing protein: MQANVFVKRNFSFIAIKHPDFHRFFDLCRWHNLPQKIIAISVIIFNFCPGKLCAETISSAYSEQDRQKDFNDADTNHDGRLSFDEFDTEVRKILASRNDFSSRGFAMLPTSAQNAVLNDEFRKMDHGQKGYLNVNDWKEPQ; the protein is encoded by the coding sequence ATGCAGGCAAATGTTTTTGTGAAAAGAAACTTTTCCTTTATAGCTATAAAACATCCTGATTTTCATAGATTTTTTGATCTATGCCGCTGGCATAATCTTCCTCAAAAAATTATTGCAATATCTGTCATTATTTTTAATTTCTGCCCCGGAAAACTTTGTGCAGAAACCATCTCCAGCGCTTATTCTGAACAAGATCGGCAAAAAGATTTTAACGATGCCGATACCAACCATGATGGCCGCCTCTCCTTTGATGAGTTTGATACAGAAGTAAGAAAAATTCTGGCTTCCAGAAATGATTTTTCATCACGAGGCTTTGCCATGCTTCCAACATCAGCCCAAAACGCTGTTCTCAATGATGAATTTCGTAAAATGGATCATGGTCAAAAAGGTTATTTAAATGTTAATGATTGGAAAGAACCACAATAA